Within Caulobacter segnis, the genomic segment GAACCGGGCATCGACATCACCGACCAGTCCGAGGCCGAGTGGAAGAAGGCCTTCGAGCTGTTCAACGCGTTCGACGTGGACGCCGGCGTCGGCGACATCGGCGCGACCATCGCCGCTGTCCGCAAGCTGACGGGCGTCAACGGCAAGATCGGCGCGGTCGGCTATTGCCTGGGCGGCCTGCTGGCCTTCCTGACCGCGACCCGCACCGATGTCGACGCCTCGGTCTCGTACTACGGGGTCGGCATCGAGAAGCATGTCGGCGAGGCCGAGAAGCTGACCCACCCGCTGCTGATGCACATCGCCGAGAAGGACCAGTTCGTGCCGCCGGAAGCCCGACAGGTCATCCTGCAGGCGCTGAAGGATCACCCCCAGATCGAGATCCATACCTACGCCGATCGCGACCATGCC encodes:
- a CDS encoding dienelactone hydrolase family protein; this encodes MSETLTITTPDGDFSAYVARPQADNAPAIVVIQEIFGVNKVMRDICDGLASQGYVAVCPDLFWRIEPGIDITDQSEAEWKKAFELFNAFDVDAGVGDIGATIAAVRKLTGVNGKIGAVGYCLGGLLAFLTATRTDVDASVSYYGVGIEKHVGEAEKLTHPLLMHIAEKDQFVPPEARQVILQALKDHPQIEIHTYADRDHAFAREGGAHYDAADAAKANGRSLTFFQKALA